The genomic segment GTTACTCTAAAagcagttaataaagtttaagttatttctgactcttttgtctcactcaAGGCACCTTAAATATGACATTATTTCGAAAATATAATCCAAGTGTCCTATAAATGCGGTAAAAAAATTCAGGCAATAAGTCTGGAAACACCAAATTACGGCAACTTCCCTAAAACAAGACCCCTAATGAGAACAAATGCAATGTTTAAATCTTCCCAAACAGAATACTTATTCACTGATATAGACAAATGAAGTCTCTGTCTCTTGGGCTGTGCTGCAGTGGGGCAGGCTCACAGCCTGTCACCAGTCTGTAACTATGTTCAGTCAAAGCCCTGCTGTGTCAGGGAATGTGTGCAGTGCAAAACCTTTGCCAAATCCCTGTGCAAATTACTTCTCCTAATCAACTTTCCACTCTGAATCCTTGTTCTCAATTTGTTCTTACTATTTTAAGAAGTTCTGAAAAATGAAGTACATAAAAAAGTTCTGTTGTTGAAGTCGTGGAATATTGAAAAACTCACAAAACCAAAAGCCAGTGGAGTATATTTTGAATATCTTTAGGAATCTTAAAGTTCTGCCCAGCTGTGTGATAGCCAGAATGAGAGTCGGAGCTAATCCCAGTAGACAGGAAACTGCTGCACATTTTAATCTGATCCTTGCAGCACACATGAGGTTTGGTGTTGATATGTGTTAGGCTGCTGTGTGCTCAACGAGATGTTGGGTGagtggctttaaaaaaaagaagttgtaaAAGTTAATGAATTGTGGCAGCAAATGCAACAGGTGCTGCAAAGTAAGGTGCACAGTGGGATGAGGTTTGAGTTTGAATTCAGATTGAGCACACAGGGAACTGACACACACCCTGCAGGTATTTCAGGCTAACGAAAAGTAGGTCTATTCTCATTAAATCaagctttatttcttttttttttaatcacttttcaTACTAGCAGCTTAAACAATTCAAACAAGTagatgaacaaaataaaaacaataaattaaacacaTCCATTGACACATGCACCCCTCCAcaccacacacaatgaatacaGGCATGAAAATATGACTGCAATTATAAAAGAAAGTTATAGCTTGCCTGTAGTGCTGAACCTGAACTGCCCCAGCAAGAGCAAGCACAACCTCAGACCAAACCGGCGAGCCCTGGCACAAAGGATCCCTGACCtattaaaagttcaaattcaatgattaaaaaagtgttaaaatattgaaaataaaataattataaatacataaaaataattgaaattaaaaaatgacaaaagtaatacaaatatgttaaaagcaaagttaaaaagccatttgagATTCAAATTAAGTTTTCAACTGATCcatattagcatttttctcttttgaattCAAATGATGTCCCTGCCATTGTACTGGCACTGAAGATAAGTGCCAGCAAATCTCCACATTTGAGAAAATAGCACGCACGAGGGGATGCTGAGACTTCTAAAGTTAAAAAGACATATTTATGGGGTTTTTTTGGGCAAACTTTTTTGTCAAGTAACGAGTGTGCAGAACCTCGTGAAGGGCTGAGCCCTCTGCAAGGGTGGTACACAGGTCAGGCTCTGTCAAAACCTAATGGTTCAAGAAGTCAGAGCAGGTAATGCCTGCTGAAAAATTTAGAAtgtgcaaaaactgaaaatcactTCAGGTACAGCGTATTCGACAAACGAAGTGGCGCTGAAGCGAGGTCAAGTGGGAGAGTGTGAAGACAAGAGTGTGGGAGTGCATGAGTGAGGGAATATGTAGACGAGCTCATCCTATTTGTCTCCTGTCGGGTAACGCTGGCTTTATCAGTACAAAGTGGTGAGCAAAGGGACTTATGCTTCATTTGCAAAATTTGGCCCCCATTCCTTTCCGTCTGTCTCCGACACACACTCATATGTCTGTTCCCCTCTTTTCCTCCCCACATTTTCTCTTTCTACACATCATTAGTCTCTGTGGGGATCTTCTTGTTCTCTCTTAGGAGCTCAGTAAGGATTTAGGACCCCCTCTCCTCCTATACTCTCACCTATCTCCTATCCTCATATCCAACTCCCTTATTTTCCTCGACCTTTCATTCCCCccgaaaattaaaaaaaaaataaaagcatacacAAACTGTATTGCACTCCATGCACAAACATACGGAATCAACCACAAACCAATCTGTGCCCAGCAGCTCAGCATCAAATCCTCATACGCTTTGAGGAAGAGGGGGGACCTCACGATCATTCCTGCCCTTTTTCTGCCCCATCACTTATTTTCTATCTCCTCCTCTCTTCACTCATTTTCTCCATCCTTCTGTGCACATTTGGTAGCTTCTAAAAGGAAATGCAGGAAGGACTGTCTCCTTTTAAACCTTTCATGTCCAGTCCAGCGATTGCAGCTCACAAGTCGAGGAGGAGTCACAGATGAAGAACGTCCGGACCAATTTCCCTCTAAAGGCACGCCCCCGAGAAAAACCGGAGCAACCTGGTGGGATTTTTACCTGGAAGTCTGCAGTCTGTCATCTTTGTTTTGGCACATTACAGGGGCTTTGGAGATGATTCAGGCTCATGTGCTGGACACTGCTACCGCCCTGTGGCCATTCCTATGAACTGCACCCCCTCCTGTGTGTTGACCAGTGGATTTTCAGACTAGTTACATCATGACCCCCCTTATCACACTTACTAACACtactaccttttttttcttttttaatctacaCCATCAACACAACCCCACCTCTCACTGGTGGGAAATGCTGCTCAACGTGTTGCCATGGTGATCCGATCTGGGGGTTTTATTTTCATGGTTTGTGGAAGACGGGGAGGTGGTGATGCACAGGGAGCTCTGAAGATGTTTGCGTGCCCATGTAGAACCCAGTATGTCTGAgagggggaggaagaggagcaaccTTCTCAAAAACCCAGCGCTCTCAAAACACCAGACAGATCTTGTTTTCTCATGCATGCCACACACACCGCtttacctgctgctgctgctcgtgTGCACAAAACCAAGACCAGAATCTGTCTCTAGGGAGTGTTTAACCTCTTCTCCCTCCTGTCCCCCCCTTCTACCACCACCACCTCTCCATCTACCATCACCACCTCTGATCTCCGGCTGCTCCATCTCTCTAGGGACACATTTTCAGGCTGCCTGATTGGCCTCGACTTATGTGGATGTGCTAATGCGTTAacatgtgtgggtgtgtgtgtgtgtgtgtgtgtgagtgaataAGTATGCTGCCCTCAATCAATTAGCGCAAGCTGGTGCAGCAATTACCATTATCTGTTGTGCCTCTGCTGCGTGTTTCCATGCACATTCACACACGCTCACCAAGGGTAAGTAGTGCATCACTGATCGCCAGCTGTCTACCATTGAAGACTCCCTAACGGTCAAGCCCACACAGAAATGCAATCGCTGATGAAAAGCACATTTGATTGTGTGTCTGCAGTGGTTCAAATGAGTCAGGCCAGACGGCATCCTTCGAGGACACCTAtattaaatgtgtgtgtgtgtgctcaggagtgtgtgtgtgtgtgcagcccAGATGGCCatcttcaaggattttttttcttgaacgtTCAGACACTTGTTGCTTCTCACCATGTCTAGTTCTCTCCTTCTCTCACCCCCTCTTTCTCCTtgacacaaacgcacacacactgTGTTTCTTTTGAAGTGTGAAGCAGCTTGTGGTCAGCTCTTTTCCTCTCCCATCAAATGCAGCATTTAGAGCTTTCACATGCatgatgaaacaaaacaaaacaaaaaaaaaacttcaccgAGTTGTTAGAGGAAAAGGGAGCACACATTTTTGTCTCTGTGTGCTGTTTTTAATCTGACTGTAAAGCAGCAAAGGGAGATCAAAATGTGCTCTTTGTCTGGATGAGACCAGAAAAAGGAAAGATCAAGCACAGACTTTTGACCTGCTGGATCTTTGCCCTGGCATTTTAAAGCTCTGACACACTCCTGTCAGGGCTGGGTTGACAGTGACTCAAGGGAGACATCAGGACTAGCATTACATGAGTGTGCAcacgtgcgtgtgtgtgtgtgggtgtgcggTTCTAAGATCTAAACATGCAGTTAGAACAATCCAGAATTTTGGGATCCATCACAGACCCTTTTCCAATTagaacaacataaaaaagttaattcgTTTCCATAATTCAAAACATCACCTACcaattaattgatttcaagtgattgttcatttttacataaatttgtttttttttttagaaaggacCTATAGCTTCAAAagatttttgataaaaagtgaattactttttaatttaacttcaaTAATCATTAATGCTTTAAACTTATTTTGCAGATGAATTTTGAGCTCAAGTACCACAGAAAAGTAGTTAGTTATTAATCCTTATTTTCCACGTTAACACCACTTGAAAACTTCTAAAAGCTGggcattaaagcatttttattggtGAAAAGTGTTGcgtttttcatagatttttagTACAAATGTTTTGTGGAAGCGCATTCTCTAACGGAAACATTAGATCTCATGAAATCCCAGCCTGTCCCAGGGCAGTCGCCTTTGTTGTTTATTGATGCTTCAGTAAGAACCATTTTAAATGATCCATCTGTGcaccaaaatagtttaaatgaCACCTAAAAATTGTATGATTTAAATAGGCTTTCAATGACTTTATTTTGGTGGTCCagatttacataaacttttgaTATCTcgtcatgcttttgttttgtagttAACTTGGTTTCCTGTTGTTTTACTCACTCCTTCTCCTTCAGTAGTAATATTTAATTGTCAGATTATACCTgtctcattttattttcctgtgCCTTATCTCAGGTTTCTCACAGTTTTGCTCCTATCCTGGgtcagtttttgtcaaatttgtcaCGTTAGAACtcagtttttcagttttcaaggTTCATGTAGGAAATCATTTAAGTTTGTGTCCTGCGATGTGCATTTGAATCCTCCAAAAGCTCATTTCATGAATTTTctggaacattttttatttatttatttaacagtgtttttatcAAGAATTACTgaatacaagaataaaaaaatctcaattgtcTTGCAAACTAGCAGGATTGTATAGCCAGGCTCCCTTTGAACTAAACTGCCGTGTTccgactgaaaaaaatctaaggtAAAAATCTTTGTGGTCAAAATGAACCCCAGTTggtattttgacaaaaaaaaaaaaaagttaagactGCTCTACTCACTCTTGAAAGACCAATCCATGCAAGCCAGACCGCTGTAATGCACTTCAACAGGGAGAGAGAAATACGTTCAAATACATTcataaatctcataaatttcgTGCAGTTTGGTTTTGGATTGATGATGTTGATGTGCTAGCTAGATGAGCCCAGACCACAGATTAATGAACGCTAGAGTTTAGTTGATGAAGCATCATTCACGGTGGAGAAGAGGGTGGAGGAGGACCAGAGAAACCATCTGGAATGTGAAATAAAAGATCCATAAAGTTAAAGGCAAACGTATGACTGATAGGCTGACAAGGAAGGTGCCAATGTGTTCTGAATGAAAGCATAATGACAAGTAGTGTGTGGGGTGAAGTAGCAGCAACCAAAAGTACCTGGAAGTGAAGTGGATCGTATTCATTAAAGCTTCCTTTTATCGGGGTGTGCCAGGTGTAGCTTTCacacctgcagctgctgctttgttttactTGCCTTTATTCCACTGACTTCCTCATTGATTTAGAAAGTCATGAAAAATTATCTTCAATTTGAGTACCAGCTTGTCATTGCAAAAGCTAGAACACCTTAAGAGgccctgatttatttttagaaaaggtCCCAAATTGAGGAACGAACTACCATCCTGGCTTGTTTCATTACATTTGACAACTCTTGAATTCTCTGGCTTCAAACTCACCAGGATGTTCATCAGCTGTGCTTTAGTTTCTCCTTTTCTAATGTTGACTTGTCTTAAAGTGACTTCAAAAAGTACTGATTACAGAAAAAAGAAtggttgaaaaagaaaatctcataAGAGAAAAATGTTCTATAACGAACAataactcaaatattttttattttcctgttccTGCTTTTGTCAGTGTGTCTGTGCGCAGATTTGAGTTTGCAAACTAAAGAGGATAAACTGGTGTCGCTCCCTGTTGTTTACTGAATCTAAAGTACCTAATGTGTCACTGCGTGCTTCAGAAAATTCAAGAAAAGACGAGATTCTTACTCTTCAAATAAAGAATCTGGCAGCTGCAACCAGTCACCCAAACAGACCTTTTTTCCATTCTCACCTAAAATATTAATAGGTCACCaagttctgcttttgtttttcttacaaaGACAGTCAACAACTCTTCCCACAGGTATTTGTATTATCTTTATTGTCAGAATCATTACTATACAAGGACATCCTGATGAATTAACACTTCTTTTTACAATATGTACTACATAACAGCACCCACATTATTTACAATACACAAGATTATATCACAAAGCAGTGTGCAAAGTGAGCAAAATCAGGTTTTGCTAAACTAATACACCCAATAATGTATAACCCGGCGAAAGATTATCTCACAGCCATCGGCCTTTATAAGTTCACAGACATTTGGTTGGCCACTGTAATTCTCTAAGTTTAAAGCTGTTATAGcaggagcttttttttgtttcctttactttttaaaatcaagaaacGTACAACGATGGGGATGgaggaggttttttttctatggttAGGTCAAATGTAAACATTAGTGCTGACTTAAGGGaaatgtataaactcaaaaaGATGAATTAGTGTGGCTttgaaatagaaacaaaaattaaagtacttttttaaattcaaatttagctACAAACATCACACTACTCTTCTCTTTTGTATAATCTGAACTGAGCTGCTTTGTGATAAAACCCTGGTTTGGTctgcaaaaaagcaaataaaggtAGGAGTGAGTTTTAGTGAAAGAGGAAACAATCACGCACGCatgcacgcacgcacacacacacacacgcacttCCTGTTGCACATCAACTAGTTTACACAGTAGCAGCCTCAAAGGCAAAAAGACCTATAAGACACATTAAGTGGCAGTTCAATGTCAgatatgcaaacacacaaaagccacagaagaaaacacacaagTGTTTTTCAATCAAGCCAAACAGCAGAAAGAGTTCAGTCTCCTCATCGGGTAAGACTTCAGTTTAGTTTGACCCACActccacaaaaaagaaaaaaaaagaagctttctTGGGGGCAGAAAGAACTACAAACAGAAGAGAAATGTCTAATGCTTTCAGTTCATAAATGtgaagttgatttaaaaatcaaatctatTTTAAAGATTTCATTTTAAGGCTGTGCTTCTTTGTCAGACCAACTGAGCGGAGAAAGAAATACTTTAGACAACTCAACTTTGAAAATGAGACTAATTTTCTTTTGAGGCGGAAGTAGAAGGTGAGAAAACAAAGGATGAGTTAACTACGCAGTCTGGTAATAGTCACATGTTTAACTATAGCATTGCAACTAAGAAAGAGGATTTTGTGGCTGGCCAAGGCAACAGTCTCCCATCACATGTCCAATCGGCCATCGACGAGAGGACAGAGGAGTTAATAGTGAAAAAAGTTCAGAGCATCCTGTTACGTTTATGAGTGGGTGAGTCTGTTATGACGTCGCTACAAGGTGCAGACACTCGTTTACGATTGGCAGCAGAATCTAAATGAAGTGCCATTTCCTCAGCAATAAAGGTGTTGAGGTCCACATCATGAAGGCCATTTCTACGACGACTGAGGGGCTGAGCGGGGTGAGTCGGGGAGCCGGGAGGACCAGAGCGCACGGAAATGCTTGCCATGGCACCACTAAGACCTGGAGGGAAACCATGAAAACGGTATGAGCCCACTTCAACTTGACAGCCTTACCTCATGTACCTTAAACTATGTCTGACCGTGCAGGGCTATGGCCTCTCTGAAGGGCTGCAAGTCGGTCTCGACAGAACTGTCAGTCTCTGTGGGAGATGATCGGCTTGAAGACACCATGGCGACTCTTGGCGGGGCGCGAGCGGTTCGTGGAGGTGGAGCTTTGCCACATAGAAAGCTAATAAGGTCCTCTCTTCTGATAGTTCTTCGTCGTTTCTTAACCCATGCTATCACCTCTTTATTTCTCCGCTGGTGGCCTAAGTGGATGCCCAGGTCATAGCTCCGCTGGTGAGCGTCCATACTCTCTGAAAGCACAAAGGACCACGTCTCTTCATGAAACCAGGAAGATTCTTTAATTCATAGCAAGTCACTATCAAGTAGCATAAAGACACAGGAATCAAGCTGCGTCATTTCTTGagttcaatcaaaaaaaaaacaaaatttaaagtccAACTTTACTGTGTGAATACGAgcagacacttaaaaaaaaaaataataataacaaggAGACGTCAGTCTAGTAATACTTGCCTTTGTACAGGTTAGTGACGGCTGTGGCAGCGTTCTGGAAGGGAACCCACATGGAGAGACCTTGTTGCTGACATACTCGATCTATGAAATACATTTGGACacggttaaaataaataaacttcttGAATGTATATAGTTATtctttaaaacatacttttaaaaggacatttttcaatCGGTTAATAATGCAAGTACTATTTAGCAACATCAACTTCAAAGTTTTCCCCTGATTTTATAGTAATTCTTGTGCCACAactgttaaaacttttatttaaaaaaaaaaatagtattctATGCTAAAAATCCAGGCATGTTCAataagaaatcaataaaaaaaaaaaaaatttttaatgaGGAAAAGTACCCAGAAGAACTCTGTTCCGGGCCTTCTCTGTGCATATTATTGACAGAACTACTGTCTGTAAACACAAGTGAATCTGCAAGCAGAACCATTTGCAgcaggatttcaaaataaacgtgaaaataaaagttttgaaagcaGGTTTCAAACCATAAAACGTTATGTTTATAAGCTGATTCACTCTGTACATAAAACTGAATATATTGTGTA from the Oryzias melastigma strain HK-1 linkage group LG1, ASM292280v2, whole genome shotgun sequence genome contains:
- the zgc:77849 gene encoding UPF0472 protein C16orf72 homolog, encoding MEEKKEEGEAEIQEHGPEHWFSKWERQCLAEAEQDTPNEEETEQSQQKLWHLFQNSATAVAQLYKDRVCQQQGLSMWVPFQNAATAVTNLYKESMDAHQRSYDLGIHLGHQRRNKEVIAWVKKRRRTIRREDLISFLCGKAPPPRTARAPPRVAMVSSSRSSPTETDSSVETDLQPFREAIALHGLSGAMASISVRSGPPGSPTHPAQPLSRRRNGLHDVDLNTFIAEEMALHLDSAANRKRVSAPCSDVITDSPTHKRNRML